The following proteins are encoded in a genomic region of Chroicocephalus ridibundus chromosome 29, bChrRid1.1, whole genome shotgun sequence:
- the SLC44A2 gene encoding choline transporter-like protein 2 isoform X3, with amino-acid sequence MENRPAGRSDPDGAYGTPQKYDPTFKGPIYDRGCTDVVCCVLLVLAIVGYVVVGIVAWTHGDPRKVIYPTDSRGQFCGQQGTPNEKKPFLFYFDIVKCASPLVLLEFQCPTTQICVSKCPDRYLTYLSAYGSRTPAELEYYRQFCVPEFKNLQKPPIQVLKDKECPAMIIPSTPLARRCFPAIQAKKGVIMVGNETTYDDGHGRRRNVTELLEGAKKANVVLETRQLAMKIFEDYTVSWYWIIIGLVIAMVASFIFIVLLRFLAGIMVWVMIIMVILVLGYGIFHCYMEYAKLKGEAGSDVSLADLGFQTDLRVYLHLRQTWLAFMIILCIVEVVIILLLIFLRKRILIAIALIKEASRAVGHIMTSLLFPLCTFFLLCLCIAYWASTAVFLSTSNEAIYKVFNETACQFSGQTCKPETFNTSNVTKLCPDAQCLFAFYGGETAYHKYLIVLQFFNVFMFFWLANFVIALGQVTLAGAFASYYWAFKKPDDMPAFPLFSAFGRALRYHTGSLAFGSLILAIVQVIRVTLEYLDHRLKAADNKFAKFLLSCLKCCFWCLEKFIKFLNRNAYIMIAVYGTNFCTSARNAFFLLMRNIIRVAVLDKVTDFLFFLGKLLIVGSVGILAFFFFTHRIKLVQDTAPSLNYYWVPILTVIVGSYLIAHGFFSVYGMCVDTLFLCFLEDLERNDGSAEKPYFMSPNLKKLLKKTNKGQPEA; translated from the exons ATGGAGAACAGACCCGCGGGCAGGAGCGACCCCGACGGCGCTTACG GGACGCCGCAAAAATATGACCCCACTTTCAAAGGTCCCATCTACGACAG GGGCTGCACCGACGTCGTCTGCTGCGTCCTGCTGGTCCTCGCCATCGTGGGCTACGTGGTGGTGGGCATCGTGG CCTGGACCCACGGAGACCCCCGGAAGGTGATCTACCCCACCGACAGCCGCGGGCAGTTCTGCGGGCAGCAGGGAACCCCCAACGA GAAGAAACCTTTCCTCTTCTACTTCGACATCGTGAAGTGCGCCAGCCCGCTGGTGCTGCTGGAGTTTCAATGTCCCACCACGCAG ATCTGCGTCAGCAAATGTCCGGATCGGTACCTGACGTACCTGAGCGCCTACGGCTCCCGCACGCCTGCCGAGTTGGAGTATTATCGCCAATTCTGCGTCCCCGAGTTCAAAAACCTGCAGAAG CCTCCCATCCAGGTGCTGAAGGACAAGGAGTGCCCGGCCATGATCATCCCCAGCACCCCGC TGGCGCGGCGATGCTTCCCGGCCATCCAGGCCAAGAAGGGCGTCATCATGGTCGGCAACGAGACCACCTACGACGACGGCCACGGGCGCCGGAGGAACGTCACCGAGCTGCTGGAAGGGGCCAA AAAAGCAAACGTGGTCCTGGAAACCAGACAACTGGCCATGAAGATCTTTGAAGATTACACGGTTTCCTGGTACTGGATAATCAT AGGTCTCGTCATCGCCATGGTGGCCAGCTTCATCTTCATCGTCCTGCTCCGCTTCTTGGCCGGGATCATGGTCTGGGTGATGATCATCATGGTGATCCTGGTGCTGGGCTACG GGATCTTCCACTGCTACATGGAATACGCAAAACTAAAAGGGGAAGCGGGTTCTGACGTCTCCCTGGCGGACCTGGGATTTCAGACCGACCTACGCGTCTATCTCCACCTGCGGCAGACGTGGCTGGCCTTCA tgATCATCCTGTGCATCGTGGAGGTGGTGATCATCCTGCTGCTCATCTTCCTCCGCAAGAGGATCCTCATCGCCATCGCGCTCATCAAGGAGGCCAGCAG GGCTGTCGGTCACATCATGACGTCGCTGCTGTTCCCGTTGTGcaccttcttcctgctgtgtctCTGCATCGCCTACTGGGCCAGCACTGCCGT TTTCCTCTCCACCTCCAACGAGGCGATCTATAAGGTGTTTAACGAGACAGCGTGCCAGTTTTCTGGGCAGACCTGCAAACCGGAG ACCTTCAACACCAGCAACGTCACCAAGCTGTGCCCCGACGCCCAGTGCCTCTTCGCCTTCTACGGGGGTGAGACGGCGTACCACAAGTACCTCATCGTCCTCCAGTTCTTCAACGTCTTCATGTTCTTCTGGCTCGCCAACTTCGTGATCGCACTGGGCCAGGTGACGCTGGCGGGGGCTTTCGCCTCGTACTACTGGGCCTTCAAGAAACCCGACGACATGCCCGCCTTCCCCCTCTTCTCCGCCTTCGGCCGCGCACTCCG GTACCACACTGGCTCGCTCGCCTTCGGCTCCCTCATCCTCGCCATCGTCCAAGTCATCAGGGTGACTCTGGAGTATCTGGACCACAGGTTAAAAG CTGCAGATAATAAGTTTGCCAAGTTCCTCCTGAGCTGCCTGAAGTGCTGCTTCTGGTGCCTGGAAAAATTCATCAAGTTCCTGAACAGAAACGCGTACATCATG aTCGCCGTCTACGGCACCAACTTCTGCACCTCAGCCAGGAACGCGTTCTTCCTGCTGATGAGGAACATCATTAG GGTGGCTGTTCTAGATAAAGTCACGgatttcctcttcttcctcggGAAACTCCTCATTGTGGGAAGCGTCG GAATCcttgccttctttttcttcaccCATCGGATAAAGCTGGTCCAAGACACAGCGCCGTCCCTCAATTACTACTGGGTCCCCATTCTG ACGGTGATCGTGGGCTCCTACCTCATCGCCCACGGGTTCTTCAGCGTCTATGGCATGTGCGTGGACaccctcttcctctgcttct TGGAAGACCTGGAGCGTAACGATGGCTCGGCCGAAAAGCCTTATTTTATGTCGCCCAAcctgaaaaagctgctgaagaagaCGAACAAAGGTCAGCCGGAGGCCTAG
- the SLC44A2 gene encoding choline transporter-like protein 2 isoform X1, translating to MENRPAGRSDPDGAYGTPQKYDPTFKGPIYDRGCTDVVCCVLLVLAIVGYVVVGIVAWTHGDPRKVIYPTDSRGQFCGQQGTPNEKKPFLFYFDIVKCASPLVLLEFQCPTTQICVSKCPDRYLTYLSAYGSRTPAELEYYRQFCVPEFKNLQKPPIQVLKDKECPAMIIPSTPLARRCFPAIQAKKGVIMVGNETTYDDGHGRRRNVTELLEGAKKANVVLETRQLAMKIFEDYTVSWYWIIIGLVIAMVASFIFIVLLRFLAGIMVWVMIIMVILVLGYGIFHCYMEYAKLKGEAGSDVSLADLGFQTDLRVYLHLRQTWLAFMIILCIVEVVIILLLIFLRKRILIAIALIKEASRAVGHIMTSLLFPLCTFFLLCLCIAYWASTAVFLSTSNEAIYKVFNETACQFSGQTCKPETFNTSNVTKLCPDAQCLFAFYGGETAYHKYLIVLQFFNVFMFFWLANFVIALGQVTLAGAFASYYWAFKKPDDMPAFPLFSAFGRALRYHTGSLAFGSLILAIVQVIRVTLEYLDHRLKAADNKFAKFLLSCLKCCFWCLEKFIKFLNRNAYIMIAVYGTNFCTSARNAFFLLMRNIIRVAVLDKVTDFLFFLGKLLIVGSVGILAFFFFTHRIKLVQDTAPSLNYYWVPILTVIVGSYLIAHGFFSVYGMCVDTLFLCFCEDLERNDGSPERPYYMSPELSEILLKGNLEPSKSTDSQG from the exons ATGGAGAACAGACCCGCGGGCAGGAGCGACCCCGACGGCGCTTACG GGACGCCGCAAAAATATGACCCCACTTTCAAAGGTCCCATCTACGACAG GGGCTGCACCGACGTCGTCTGCTGCGTCCTGCTGGTCCTCGCCATCGTGGGCTACGTGGTGGTGGGCATCGTGG CCTGGACCCACGGAGACCCCCGGAAGGTGATCTACCCCACCGACAGCCGCGGGCAGTTCTGCGGGCAGCAGGGAACCCCCAACGA GAAGAAACCTTTCCTCTTCTACTTCGACATCGTGAAGTGCGCCAGCCCGCTGGTGCTGCTGGAGTTTCAATGTCCCACCACGCAG ATCTGCGTCAGCAAATGTCCGGATCGGTACCTGACGTACCTGAGCGCCTACGGCTCCCGCACGCCTGCCGAGTTGGAGTATTATCGCCAATTCTGCGTCCCCGAGTTCAAAAACCTGCAGAAG CCTCCCATCCAGGTGCTGAAGGACAAGGAGTGCCCGGCCATGATCATCCCCAGCACCCCGC TGGCGCGGCGATGCTTCCCGGCCATCCAGGCCAAGAAGGGCGTCATCATGGTCGGCAACGAGACCACCTACGACGACGGCCACGGGCGCCGGAGGAACGTCACCGAGCTGCTGGAAGGGGCCAA AAAAGCAAACGTGGTCCTGGAAACCAGACAACTGGCCATGAAGATCTTTGAAGATTACACGGTTTCCTGGTACTGGATAATCAT AGGTCTCGTCATCGCCATGGTGGCCAGCTTCATCTTCATCGTCCTGCTCCGCTTCTTGGCCGGGATCATGGTCTGGGTGATGATCATCATGGTGATCCTGGTGCTGGGCTACG GGATCTTCCACTGCTACATGGAATACGCAAAACTAAAAGGGGAAGCGGGTTCTGACGTCTCCCTGGCGGACCTGGGATTTCAGACCGACCTACGCGTCTATCTCCACCTGCGGCAGACGTGGCTGGCCTTCA tgATCATCCTGTGCATCGTGGAGGTGGTGATCATCCTGCTGCTCATCTTCCTCCGCAAGAGGATCCTCATCGCCATCGCGCTCATCAAGGAGGCCAGCAG GGCTGTCGGTCACATCATGACGTCGCTGCTGTTCCCGTTGTGcaccttcttcctgctgtgtctCTGCATCGCCTACTGGGCCAGCACTGCCGT TTTCCTCTCCACCTCCAACGAGGCGATCTATAAGGTGTTTAACGAGACAGCGTGCCAGTTTTCTGGGCAGACCTGCAAACCGGAG ACCTTCAACACCAGCAACGTCACCAAGCTGTGCCCCGACGCCCAGTGCCTCTTCGCCTTCTACGGGGGTGAGACGGCGTACCACAAGTACCTCATCGTCCTCCAGTTCTTCAACGTCTTCATGTTCTTCTGGCTCGCCAACTTCGTGATCGCACTGGGCCAGGTGACGCTGGCGGGGGCTTTCGCCTCGTACTACTGGGCCTTCAAGAAACCCGACGACATGCCCGCCTTCCCCCTCTTCTCCGCCTTCGGCCGCGCACTCCG GTACCACACTGGCTCGCTCGCCTTCGGCTCCCTCATCCTCGCCATCGTCCAAGTCATCAGGGTGACTCTGGAGTATCTGGACCACAGGTTAAAAG CTGCAGATAATAAGTTTGCCAAGTTCCTCCTGAGCTGCCTGAAGTGCTGCTTCTGGTGCCTGGAAAAATTCATCAAGTTCCTGAACAGAAACGCGTACATCATG aTCGCCGTCTACGGCACCAACTTCTGCACCTCAGCCAGGAACGCGTTCTTCCTGCTGATGAGGAACATCATTAG GGTGGCTGTTCTAGATAAAGTCACGgatttcctcttcttcctcggGAAACTCCTCATTGTGGGAAGCGTCG GAATCcttgccttctttttcttcaccCATCGGATAAAGCTGGTCCAAGACACAGCGCCGTCCCTCAATTACTACTGGGTCCCCATTCTG ACGGTGATCGTGGGCTCCTACCTCATCGCCCACGGGTTCTTCAGCGTCTATGGCATGTGCGTGGACaccctcttcctctgcttct GTGAAGATCTGGAGAGGAACGATGGATCTCCCGAGAGGCCTTACTACATGTCCCCCGAGCTGAGTGAGATCCTGCTGAAGGGGAACCTAGAGCCTTCCAAAAGCACCGATAGCCAAGGCTAG
- the SLC44A2 gene encoding choline transporter-like protein 2 isoform X2, with product MGGQGDNYYGKHGTPQKYDPTFKGPIYDRGCTDVVCCVLLVLAIVGYVVVGIVAWTHGDPRKVIYPTDSRGQFCGQQGTPNEKKPFLFYFDIVKCASPLVLLEFQCPTTQICVSKCPDRYLTYLSAYGSRTPAELEYYRQFCVPEFKNLQKPPIQVLKDKECPAMIIPSTPLARRCFPAIQAKKGVIMVGNETTYDDGHGRRRNVTELLEGAKKANVVLETRQLAMKIFEDYTVSWYWIIIGLVIAMVASFIFIVLLRFLAGIMVWVMIIMVILVLGYGIFHCYMEYAKLKGEAGSDVSLADLGFQTDLRVYLHLRQTWLAFMIILCIVEVVIILLLIFLRKRILIAIALIKEASRAVGHIMTSLLFPLCTFFLLCLCIAYWASTAVFLSTSNEAIYKVFNETACQFSGQTCKPETFNTSNVTKLCPDAQCLFAFYGGETAYHKYLIVLQFFNVFMFFWLANFVIALGQVTLAGAFASYYWAFKKPDDMPAFPLFSAFGRALRYHTGSLAFGSLILAIVQVIRVTLEYLDHRLKAADNKFAKFLLSCLKCCFWCLEKFIKFLNRNAYIMIAVYGTNFCTSARNAFFLLMRNIIRVAVLDKVTDFLFFLGKLLIVGSVGILAFFFFTHRIKLVQDTAPSLNYYWVPILTVIVGSYLIAHGFFSVYGMCVDTLFLCFCEDLERNDGSPERPYYMSPELSEILLKGNLEPSKSTDSQG from the exons ATGGGGGGCCAGGGGGACAACTACTACGGCAAGCACG GGACGCCGCAAAAATATGACCCCACTTTCAAAGGTCCCATCTACGACAG GGGCTGCACCGACGTCGTCTGCTGCGTCCTGCTGGTCCTCGCCATCGTGGGCTACGTGGTGGTGGGCATCGTGG CCTGGACCCACGGAGACCCCCGGAAGGTGATCTACCCCACCGACAGCCGCGGGCAGTTCTGCGGGCAGCAGGGAACCCCCAACGA GAAGAAACCTTTCCTCTTCTACTTCGACATCGTGAAGTGCGCCAGCCCGCTGGTGCTGCTGGAGTTTCAATGTCCCACCACGCAG ATCTGCGTCAGCAAATGTCCGGATCGGTACCTGACGTACCTGAGCGCCTACGGCTCCCGCACGCCTGCCGAGTTGGAGTATTATCGCCAATTCTGCGTCCCCGAGTTCAAAAACCTGCAGAAG CCTCCCATCCAGGTGCTGAAGGACAAGGAGTGCCCGGCCATGATCATCCCCAGCACCCCGC TGGCGCGGCGATGCTTCCCGGCCATCCAGGCCAAGAAGGGCGTCATCATGGTCGGCAACGAGACCACCTACGACGACGGCCACGGGCGCCGGAGGAACGTCACCGAGCTGCTGGAAGGGGCCAA AAAAGCAAACGTGGTCCTGGAAACCAGACAACTGGCCATGAAGATCTTTGAAGATTACACGGTTTCCTGGTACTGGATAATCAT AGGTCTCGTCATCGCCATGGTGGCCAGCTTCATCTTCATCGTCCTGCTCCGCTTCTTGGCCGGGATCATGGTCTGGGTGATGATCATCATGGTGATCCTGGTGCTGGGCTACG GGATCTTCCACTGCTACATGGAATACGCAAAACTAAAAGGGGAAGCGGGTTCTGACGTCTCCCTGGCGGACCTGGGATTTCAGACCGACCTACGCGTCTATCTCCACCTGCGGCAGACGTGGCTGGCCTTCA tgATCATCCTGTGCATCGTGGAGGTGGTGATCATCCTGCTGCTCATCTTCCTCCGCAAGAGGATCCTCATCGCCATCGCGCTCATCAAGGAGGCCAGCAG GGCTGTCGGTCACATCATGACGTCGCTGCTGTTCCCGTTGTGcaccttcttcctgctgtgtctCTGCATCGCCTACTGGGCCAGCACTGCCGT TTTCCTCTCCACCTCCAACGAGGCGATCTATAAGGTGTTTAACGAGACAGCGTGCCAGTTTTCTGGGCAGACCTGCAAACCGGAG ACCTTCAACACCAGCAACGTCACCAAGCTGTGCCCCGACGCCCAGTGCCTCTTCGCCTTCTACGGGGGTGAGACGGCGTACCACAAGTACCTCATCGTCCTCCAGTTCTTCAACGTCTTCATGTTCTTCTGGCTCGCCAACTTCGTGATCGCACTGGGCCAGGTGACGCTGGCGGGGGCTTTCGCCTCGTACTACTGGGCCTTCAAGAAACCCGACGACATGCCCGCCTTCCCCCTCTTCTCCGCCTTCGGCCGCGCACTCCG GTACCACACTGGCTCGCTCGCCTTCGGCTCCCTCATCCTCGCCATCGTCCAAGTCATCAGGGTGACTCTGGAGTATCTGGACCACAGGTTAAAAG CTGCAGATAATAAGTTTGCCAAGTTCCTCCTGAGCTGCCTGAAGTGCTGCTTCTGGTGCCTGGAAAAATTCATCAAGTTCCTGAACAGAAACGCGTACATCATG aTCGCCGTCTACGGCACCAACTTCTGCACCTCAGCCAGGAACGCGTTCTTCCTGCTGATGAGGAACATCATTAG GGTGGCTGTTCTAGATAAAGTCACGgatttcctcttcttcctcggGAAACTCCTCATTGTGGGAAGCGTCG GAATCcttgccttctttttcttcaccCATCGGATAAAGCTGGTCCAAGACACAGCGCCGTCCCTCAATTACTACTGGGTCCCCATTCTG ACGGTGATCGTGGGCTCCTACCTCATCGCCCACGGGTTCTTCAGCGTCTATGGCATGTGCGTGGACaccctcttcctctgcttct GTGAAGATCTGGAGAGGAACGATGGATCTCCCGAGAGGCCTTACTACATGTCCCCCGAGCTGAGTGAGATCCTGCTGAAGGGGAACCTAGAGCCTTCCAAAAGCACCGATAGCCAAGGCTAG
- the SLC44A2 gene encoding choline transporter-like protein 2 isoform X4 produces MGGQGDNYYGKHGTPQKYDPTFKGPIYDRGCTDVVCCVLLVLAIVGYVVVGIVAWTHGDPRKVIYPTDSRGQFCGQQGTPNEKKPFLFYFDIVKCASPLVLLEFQCPTTQICVSKCPDRYLTYLSAYGSRTPAELEYYRQFCVPEFKNLQKPPIQVLKDKECPAMIIPSTPLARRCFPAIQAKKGVIMVGNETTYDDGHGRRRNVTELLEGAKKANVVLETRQLAMKIFEDYTVSWYWIIIGLVIAMVASFIFIVLLRFLAGIMVWVMIIMVILVLGYGIFHCYMEYAKLKGEAGSDVSLADLGFQTDLRVYLHLRQTWLAFMIILCIVEVVIILLLIFLRKRILIAIALIKEASRAVGHIMTSLLFPLCTFFLLCLCIAYWASTAVFLSTSNEAIYKVFNETACQFSGQTCKPETFNTSNVTKLCPDAQCLFAFYGGETAYHKYLIVLQFFNVFMFFWLANFVIALGQVTLAGAFASYYWAFKKPDDMPAFPLFSAFGRALRYHTGSLAFGSLILAIVQVIRVTLEYLDHRLKAADNKFAKFLLSCLKCCFWCLEKFIKFLNRNAYIMIAVYGTNFCTSARNAFFLLMRNIIRVAVLDKVTDFLFFLGKLLIVGSVGILAFFFFTHRIKLVQDTAPSLNYYWVPILTVIVGSYLIAHGFFSVYGMCVDTLFLCFLEDLERNDGSAEKPYFMSPNLKKLLKKTNKGQPEA; encoded by the exons ATGGGGGGCCAGGGGGACAACTACTACGGCAAGCACG GGACGCCGCAAAAATATGACCCCACTTTCAAAGGTCCCATCTACGACAG GGGCTGCACCGACGTCGTCTGCTGCGTCCTGCTGGTCCTCGCCATCGTGGGCTACGTGGTGGTGGGCATCGTGG CCTGGACCCACGGAGACCCCCGGAAGGTGATCTACCCCACCGACAGCCGCGGGCAGTTCTGCGGGCAGCAGGGAACCCCCAACGA GAAGAAACCTTTCCTCTTCTACTTCGACATCGTGAAGTGCGCCAGCCCGCTGGTGCTGCTGGAGTTTCAATGTCCCACCACGCAG ATCTGCGTCAGCAAATGTCCGGATCGGTACCTGACGTACCTGAGCGCCTACGGCTCCCGCACGCCTGCCGAGTTGGAGTATTATCGCCAATTCTGCGTCCCCGAGTTCAAAAACCTGCAGAAG CCTCCCATCCAGGTGCTGAAGGACAAGGAGTGCCCGGCCATGATCATCCCCAGCACCCCGC TGGCGCGGCGATGCTTCCCGGCCATCCAGGCCAAGAAGGGCGTCATCATGGTCGGCAACGAGACCACCTACGACGACGGCCACGGGCGCCGGAGGAACGTCACCGAGCTGCTGGAAGGGGCCAA AAAAGCAAACGTGGTCCTGGAAACCAGACAACTGGCCATGAAGATCTTTGAAGATTACACGGTTTCCTGGTACTGGATAATCAT AGGTCTCGTCATCGCCATGGTGGCCAGCTTCATCTTCATCGTCCTGCTCCGCTTCTTGGCCGGGATCATGGTCTGGGTGATGATCATCATGGTGATCCTGGTGCTGGGCTACG GGATCTTCCACTGCTACATGGAATACGCAAAACTAAAAGGGGAAGCGGGTTCTGACGTCTCCCTGGCGGACCTGGGATTTCAGACCGACCTACGCGTCTATCTCCACCTGCGGCAGACGTGGCTGGCCTTCA tgATCATCCTGTGCATCGTGGAGGTGGTGATCATCCTGCTGCTCATCTTCCTCCGCAAGAGGATCCTCATCGCCATCGCGCTCATCAAGGAGGCCAGCAG GGCTGTCGGTCACATCATGACGTCGCTGCTGTTCCCGTTGTGcaccttcttcctgctgtgtctCTGCATCGCCTACTGGGCCAGCACTGCCGT TTTCCTCTCCACCTCCAACGAGGCGATCTATAAGGTGTTTAACGAGACAGCGTGCCAGTTTTCTGGGCAGACCTGCAAACCGGAG ACCTTCAACACCAGCAACGTCACCAAGCTGTGCCCCGACGCCCAGTGCCTCTTCGCCTTCTACGGGGGTGAGACGGCGTACCACAAGTACCTCATCGTCCTCCAGTTCTTCAACGTCTTCATGTTCTTCTGGCTCGCCAACTTCGTGATCGCACTGGGCCAGGTGACGCTGGCGGGGGCTTTCGCCTCGTACTACTGGGCCTTCAAGAAACCCGACGACATGCCCGCCTTCCCCCTCTTCTCCGCCTTCGGCCGCGCACTCCG GTACCACACTGGCTCGCTCGCCTTCGGCTCCCTCATCCTCGCCATCGTCCAAGTCATCAGGGTGACTCTGGAGTATCTGGACCACAGGTTAAAAG CTGCAGATAATAAGTTTGCCAAGTTCCTCCTGAGCTGCCTGAAGTGCTGCTTCTGGTGCCTGGAAAAATTCATCAAGTTCCTGAACAGAAACGCGTACATCATG aTCGCCGTCTACGGCACCAACTTCTGCACCTCAGCCAGGAACGCGTTCTTCCTGCTGATGAGGAACATCATTAG GGTGGCTGTTCTAGATAAAGTCACGgatttcctcttcttcctcggGAAACTCCTCATTGTGGGAAGCGTCG GAATCcttgccttctttttcttcaccCATCGGATAAAGCTGGTCCAAGACACAGCGCCGTCCCTCAATTACTACTGGGTCCCCATTCTG ACGGTGATCGTGGGCTCCTACCTCATCGCCCACGGGTTCTTCAGCGTCTATGGCATGTGCGTGGACaccctcttcctctgcttct TGGAAGACCTGGAGCGTAACGATGGCTCGGCCGAAAAGCCTTATTTTATGTCGCCCAAcctgaaaaagctgctgaagaagaCGAACAAAGGTCAGCCGGAGGCCTAG
- the LOC134507999 gene encoding uncharacterized protein LOC134507999 isoform X2 produces MSPRGTGCHPEGPGRAGEFNFLLPDPQRAAAHGAPDPRRVATDPQQAAPDPRQEATNSAPNPRQAARDPRCPRPTAGLPMVPLTHGKWPLTHGKWPPMVPLTHGKWPLTHGKWPLRLPLTHSKQPPTHSKQPPTHSKWPLTHGDSDPQLDCQRCPQPTASGP; encoded by the exons atgtcacccagagggacgggatgtcaccCAGAGGGCCCCGGACGAGCCGGAGAG TTTAACTTCCTCCTGCCCGACCCACAGCGAGCGGCTGCCCATGGGGCCCCTGACCCACGGCGAGTGGCCACCGACCCACAGCAAGCGGCCCCTGACCCACGGCAAGAGGCCACCAACAGTGCCCCCAACCCACGGCAAGCAGCCCGCGACCCACGGTGCCCCCGACCCACAGCTGGACTGCCAATGGTGCCCCTGACCCACGGCAAGTGGCCCCTGACCCATGGCAAGTGGCCACCGATGGTGCCTCTGACCCACGGCAAGTGGCCCCTGACCCATGGCAAGTGGCCACTGAGGTTGCCCCTGACCCACAGCAAGCAGCCCCCGACCCACAGCAAGCAGCCCCCGACCCACAGCAAGTGGCCCCTGACCCACGGTGACTCTGACCCACAGCTGGACTGCCAACGGTGCCCCCAACCCACGGCAAGTGGCCCCTGA
- the LOC134507999 gene encoding uncharacterized protein LOC134507999 isoform X1, protein MSPRGTGCHPEGRDVTQRAPDEPERWDRANPMKFNQAKREFNFLLPDPQRAAAHGAPDPRRVATDPQQAAPDPRQEATNSAPNPRQAARDPRCPRPTAGLPMVPLTHGKWPLTHGKWPPMVPLTHGKWPLTHGKWPLRLPLTHSKQPPTHSKQPPTHSKWPLTHGDSDPQLDCQRCPQPTASGP, encoded by the exons atgtcacccagagggacgggatgtcacccagagggacgggatgtcaccCAGAGGGCCCCGGACGAGCCGGAGAGGTGGGACCGTGccaaccccatgaagttcaaccaggccaagcgcgag TTTAACTTCCTCCTGCCCGACCCACAGCGAGCGGCTGCCCATGGGGCCCCTGACCCACGGCGAGTGGCCACCGACCCACAGCAAGCGGCCCCTGACCCACGGCAAGAGGCCACCAACAGTGCCCCCAACCCACGGCAAGCAGCCCGCGACCCACGGTGCCCCCGACCCACAGCTGGACTGCCAATGGTGCCCCTGACCCACGGCAAGTGGCCCCTGACCCATGGCAAGTGGCCACCGATGGTGCCTCTGACCCACGGCAAGTGGCCCCTGACCCATGGCAAGTGGCCACTGAGGTTGCCCCTGACCCACAGCAAGCAGCCCCCGACCCACAGCAAGCAGCCCCCGACCCACAGCAAGTGGCCCCTGACCCACGGTGACTCTGACCCACAGCTGGACTGCCAACGGTGCCCCCAACCCACGGCAAGTGGCCCCTGA
- the LOC134507965 gene encoding uncharacterized protein LOC134507965 yields the protein MGPVVWEGWWPEENMGHKVSSVPPEKGLPMPWGATKSGKKPHADETPNSPNRQWSVEFCAKTSRNGPFLGRNPAVSVTRAAALCSLSRCSAPPSRKNAAETSRSPNEEELTSGGSPEVPSTPREDSARVLPRRRSPGRAEGNAQWQRGPNRHFLFVVAKADSDRTVTREGAPAADTSSRRSPAAYSSPLDRPRRDAREKKALYRNAGVSCQPPRLSASCGLRGYISACRQELPKVGTFPLRRAVSPKPRRCCGISGR from the exons ATGGGACCAGTGGTCTGGGAGGGCTGGTGGCCTGAGGAGAATATGGGCCACAAAGTCTCCTCCGTGCCCCCCGAGAAGGGCTTGCCGATGCCCTGGGGGGCCACTAAAAGCGGG AAAAAACCCCATGCCGACGAAACCCCAAACTCTCCAAACAGGCAGTGGAGCGTTGAGTTTTGCGCCAAAACAAGCCGTAACGGCCCTTTTTTGGGGCGAAACCCAGCTGTATCCGTCACACGCGCCGCCGCGCTCTGCTCTCTTTCTAGATGTTCTGCGCCGCCGAGCAGAAAAAACGCCGCGGAGACGAGCAGAAGCCCCAACGAAGAGGAACTAACGAGCGGCGGCTCCCCAGAGGTGCCCTCCACCCCTCGAGAGGATTCGGCGAGGGTTTTGCCACGACGCCGGAGCCCGGGGAGGGCGGAAGGAAACGCGCAGTGGCAGCGAGGTCCAAACAGGCACTTTTTATTCGTGGTGGCAAAGGCTGACAGCGACAGGACGGTCACACGCGAAGGCGCTCCCGCCGCAGATACGTCCTCGCGCAGGAGCCCCGCTGCATA CTCTTCCCCCTTGGATCGGCCCCGCCGAGACGCGAGGGAAAAAAAGGCGCTTTATCGGAACGCAGGCGTTTCATGCCAGCCACCGCGGCTCTCCGCCAGCTGTGGGCTCAGGGGTTACATCTCCGCCTGCCGCCAG gagctgccaaAGGTCGGGACCTTCCCATTGCGAAGAGCAGTCAGCCCCAAGCCCAGGCGCTGCTGCGGCATCTCGGGACGTTAA